The genomic window ATATATCCTTCTAGCTTTATATGACATAGAGGAAAATATATCTAGCATAAGTCCTAGCTATATGAGTAAAAGTGATATAAAAAGAAAAATCAAGTATGTTCTAGCAAATAGAGAAGATCGAGATATTATTTCACAGAATTTAAGTATAGCCATACATGAGGATATTAATAGACTAGAGCTTTGCTTTTGCTTAGAAGGTTATAAGCATGGCTTTAGCAGCAAGAAATGGACAAATATTATAGAAAACAAAGCATTAGAGCTATATGGTTTTGAAAAACTATATCAAAAAACTCATTTGTTTCATTTTGATACCTCTAATAAGACTATGAATGAATTAAAAAAGAAATGCAAAAAAGAATTAGATATTAAAGAAAGAAAAGATAGATATATAGAAACTTTAGTATATACATTCTCTAATAAGATAATCAAAAAAAAGATTATTGAATTAGATAAATATATAGATAAACAAATACGCATGAATTTTGAATTTTATGACATAAAGCTCGGTGAAGACAAGTATAATTTACGAGATGAAGAAATAGATAAAGTATACTTATCTATTGTAAATTCTTTAATAAAGAAAATGAAAATTATATATAAAGAAGCTTTTTGGTATGCAGTAAACGATAAAGTATTGGGTATGTATTATTAAACATATTGATATCATATGAAACAAATTTATTAAGTTAACTGAAAAAATATATGATTTATAGAAGGATTTACAAAATAATTGTTGAATATGATAATATATTAAATTTTTTTAATATATGCTTAATAAGGGGGGAGTACTCATGTATGTTAAGAACCATATGCTATCAAAAGATAAGCTAATAATGCTTCAGGGAGAAGAAAACATAAGTAGTGCTTTAGACAAGATTACTAAGGGAGATTTTTTATCGTTGCCGGTACTAGATGGGGAAAAATTCATAGGTATTTTAATGAAAGAAAAAATATTTAGACATTATTTTGAAGAAGGATACACAGATAAGGAAAAATATCTAAATGAAACCAAAGTAAAAGATTTATGTAGAACATCTAATCTTAAAACAATAAAAGAAAATGATTTTATTGAAAATGCATCATATTTATTGAATGAATTTAGAATTCCATTTCTTCCAGTATTAAATGACAAGGGTGTTTTTAGAGGAATATTGACACACAGTTCTATATTCAATGCTTTCTCTGAAATATTTGGACTTAATGAGGGTACAAGAATAGTAATAAATGTGTTTGATATTCCTGGGCAAATTGCTAAGCTTACAGAAACTATAAGAAAAGCTAATGTAAACATTGCAAACTTTGCGGTAATGGATGCTAAGGTTATGGATGTATATAAAGTAGTATTGAGGGTTGATACAAAAGAAGTAGATGGTTTAATTGAAAAAATTGAAAAAGCTGGATTTAAAGTATCCGAAGTAAACAAATAACCTGCACTAGATGCAGGTTTTTCACTACATTATCTTAAACTAGAATGTATATTTTTTTTGTTTTTGGGAAAAATATGAAGAGAGATAATGTAGGAGGAATATTATGAGAAGAATATCATTAATCTCAGCTATAGTGCTTTTATTTGGATTGACAGCTATTAGTATATTTTCAGGGTACTATATAGGCTTAAATCATGCTAATAAGAAGCCAATTCCTCAAGTAGAGGAATTAGAAAACAAACCTAATATTGTTCAAGAACAAGAAATAGATGATTTAAACCGTTTGAGAGAACACGAAACTGGGTCTGATGAGGAAATTATAGGACCTAATACTTTCATAGAGTATAAAGTTCTATATACTGAATGCAATCATGAAATAATAGAAACTAGGCTTCCAGAACAAAATATGATAAATATGACTAAAGAAAGGTTTGAAGGTTTCATTATTAATAATCATCCAAAATGGAAAGTAGAACTTTTTTCTCATAACAAGATAACCCTGTTTATAGAGAAGAATCATTTATGTCAGAATCATTATGTAATAGGAGAAAAAAACGGAAAAATTGCTGTATTTAGAATTAATGAATATGGAGAGAGAATACTAGAAAAAGTGTACAATGATGCACCAATATCTCTATTGAAAGAGATAGATCAAGAAAAAATAAAAAGAGGAATTGTAACAGACAATAAAGAAGAATTATCAGATATCCTTGAAAACTATATAAGCTAATAGAGTTAAGACCATAATGATTAAAATAATAGAAAGCTTATTTCTATTATTTTTTTCTGGTTAAATAATTTACTTAATACTATTTTAAAGTCAAAAACTACTATTTTTTAGAATAACATTATTTACTATTATGATTGAAATTTTTCAGTAACTAACAAGTAAATCTTTGTCTACAACCATAGATATTTGTGATAGAATAAATAACTAAAGGATTTATAATTTTAATATCGAATATATGTTTGTATAAGGATTGGAGCTGAGGATATGATAATATTTGGTGTAGACCCAGGAATTGCCATAGTAGGATATGGGGTTCTAGAGTATAAGGGAAATAAGTTTAATGTAATAGATTATGGTGCTATACAGACGTCAAATGAATATACTTTTCCTGAAAGATTGAAAATTGTTTATGATGAGCTTACTGAACTTTTAGACAAGTATAAGCCTGATGCTTTAGCTATAGAGGAGCTTTTTTTTAACAAGAATGCAAAAACTGCTATCATAATTGGACAAGCCCGAGGAGCACAAATTTTAGCAGCAGTAAATAAAGGAATAGAGGTTTATGAATATACTCCTCTACAAGTAAAGCAAGGGGTTGTAGGCTATGGAAGAGCAGATAAAAGGCAGATTCAAGAAATGGTGAAGATACTTTTAAACCTGGAAAAAATACCAAAGCCTGATGATGTTGCAGATGCACTTGCTGTTGCAATCTGTCATGCACACTCGGGTAACTTTAGCGATATGTTTAAAATGAAATAGAGGTGATTTGATTGTACCAATACATAATCGGAGATATTGAAGAGATTAATGAAGACAATATTGTTATAGAGAACAATGGCATAGGATATATAATATATACATCTAAAAATTCTATAATGAATATCGGACAAAATACTCTTAATAGAAAAATATATACACACTTAGTCGTTAGAGAGGATGTTATGAGCCTTTATGGATTTACTTCAAAAGAAGAGCTAGAAATGTTTAAGCTGTTAATTACTGTAACTAAAATAGGGCCTAAGGTTGGCATAGGAATTCTATCTGCTATGAATCCATCAAATATTAAAATATCCATAATGAGTGGCGATACTAAAGCTCTCTCTAGGGCGCCTGGGGTAGGGAAAAAAACTGCTGAAAGGATTATACTTGAACTCAAAGACAAAATTGGTGATAATATTATGTATGATGAAGGGAGCAATGCTACAGTTCCTATTGACGAAACTGAGGAAGTTATTGTAGCATTAAATTCTCTTGGATATACTAGAAATGAAATATTTAAAGCCTTATCTGTTATTGATATAAAAGATAAAAAGACAGAAGATATAATAAAGCTTGCTTTAAGGAAATTATCAAAGTAAAGAAAGGATTTTGATAAAATGGATGAAATAGATAATAGAATTGTAACTAGAGATTTAAGAGAAGAAGATGAGGATGTTGAATTAACCCTAAGGCCTAGATCTTTAGATGAATATATTGGTCAATATAAGGTAAAGCAAAAGCTAGACATATTTATTAAAGCCGCTAAGGGAAGAAATGAACCCTTAGATCATGTGTTGCTATATGGTCCTCCTGGACTAGGAAAAACAACACTTGCCAATATAATATCAAATGAGATGGGAGTAAATATAAGGATTACCTCTGGTCCAGCTATAGAAAGACCAGGAGATTTAGCAGCCATATTAACTAATCTTTCTGAGAATGATGTTTTATTTATAGATGAGATACATAGATTAAATCGAAGTGTAGAGGAGGTTTTGTATCCTGCTATGGAGGACTATGCTCTTGATATAATTATTGGAAAAGGACCTAGCGCAAGGTCAATACGATTAGATCTTTCTAAATTTACTCTCATAGGTGCAACGACTAGAGCAGGATTATTAACCTCGCCTTTAAGAGATAGATTCGGAGTAATGTGTAGACTAGAATTATATGATGTAGAAAGTTTAAAAAAAATAGTTATTAGGTCAGCTTCTATTTTAGGTGTTAAAATTGACCAAGAAGGGTCTGAAGAGATAGCAAAAAGATCTAGAGGTACACCGAGAATAGCTAATAGATTGTTAAAAAGAGTAAGAGATTATGCTGAGGTAGTTGAAGATGGAGATATAACAAAAGAAGTAGCAGATAAAGCATTAAAGCTTTTAGAAGTCGACCCCCTTGGACTAGATAATATAGATAAAAAGCTAATATTGACAATAATAAATAATTTTGAAGGCGGACCAGTTGGTTTAGATACATTAGCTGCCTCTACTGGGGAGGAACGTACTACTATAGAAGATGTTTATGAGCCTTATCTTTTACAATTAGGATTTTTAAACAGAACACCTAGGGGAAGAGTTGTTACAAAAAGATGCTATGATTACTTTGGGATAGAATGCAAAGGAGATTAAAAGACTATAAAAAACAGGAGGGCTTATTTTGAAGAAAAATCTATTGCCGATTATTTTAGCTTTGCTTATGTCTTTTACTATATCTAACCATGTGTTTGCGTACGAAAATGAGTATGTAAAGGTTAAAGTTCAGTCCAGTCCTATTGTAAATCTTAGTAGTGATGGATTTCAGATAGGCCTATGGGACAAGGGGTTCTACACACTTTTTAACATAAATGATAGAAGGCTAACTGCTAGATTAGATGGGTATTATACAAATTCATATGGAGAATATATAAAAACAAACGATACTTATTTAGCTACAGTTGGACCTATTCACGTAAAGACTGATAAAATTTTTTATTCATATGAGGATGCTTTTAATGAAGCTAATAAGCTAAGGAGTTTAGAAATAGATGCGTTTGTTTCCTATAATGAAGGAGCTTTTGAAATATGGATAGGCCAGCTATTATATGAAAATATGGCAATAGAGGAAGCAACAAATTATGCAAACAATTTTAATGGCTCTGCAAGTATTATTAATGATAATATAAATAGGATTGTATTATCAAATGGCAACAATGAAATAATACTAATGTTTAGCATAAACGATAATATACATCTTTCTTCTCTAAATCAGTATGAAGGATTAGTAAAGGTTGGGAATAATAACTACAGAGATTTTATTACCTTTTTTATAAAGGATAATGAAGTTACAGTTATTAACAATATTGAAATACAACATTATTTGTATGGGGTTGTACCAAAGGAAATGTACCCAGGATGGCCATTAGAGGCACTAAAGGCCCAAGCTATTGCAGCTAAAAACTACACCTTATTAAACATGAACAAACATAGTAATGAAGGATATAATCTATGCAATACTCAGCATTGCCAAGTATATGGAGGGTATGATGTTGAACATATTATGACTAATAGAGCCGTAGATGAAACTATTGGCAGGATACTAACTTATAATGATAAGCTAGTGAATACATATTATCATGCTTCTAGTGGAGGAAATACTGAAAGCAGTGAAAATATATGGAGCGAAAGCGTTCCATATCTTAGGGGAGTAGCAGATGATTTTTCTTTAGGCTCACCCTATGATTCCTGGCAATTTGTAATTAGCAAGGAAGAAGTAAGAGAAAGATTGCTAGAAATAGGAATAGATTTAGGTGATATTACTTCAATTGAAGTTGTTTCTACTTCTCAAAATGGAAGAGTACAAGAGTTGTTAATTAAAGGGGTTTTGAGAAGCGAGATACTAAAAAAAGAAAGAACAAGACAAATATTTGGAACTACTAATATAAAGAGTACATGGTTTGAAGTAATGCTTCAAGGTGAAAGTGGGAAAATAACCATAAAGGATATTTATATCTTTAATATTAATAATGGAGAAGTTAAAAAGCAGACATTGAATAACCTTAGTGTAATGTCAGTTAATGGACTATATAGTATTGATTCTAGTTCTCTTACAAAAAATATTGTAATAACCGATGGAGTTTCTTCCAATGAAGTATCCAGCATAGAAAATAATAATATAGCTAACAGCTATGGAAAATATGTTTTCAATGGAAGAGGATGGGGACATGGAGTAGGAATGAGTCAATGGGGTGCTAAAAAAATGGCTGAGCTTGGATATAGCTATATAGATATATTAGAATACTATTACACTGGAGCAATAGTTAAGTAAAGGATGATAAAATTGAAAAAAGAAGATTTTTATTTTGATTTACCAGAAAAGCTTATAGCACAAACCCCAATAGAAAACAGAGAAGGCTCTAGATTATTAATTTTAGATAAAGAAACTGGTGTAATAGAACACAGATTTTTTTCTGACATAATCCAGTATTTAAACCCTGGAGATTGCCTTGTCTTAAATAATACTAGAGTTATTCCTGCAAGATTATACGGACATAGAGAAGATACTAAAAGCAGCGTAGAATTTTTATTGCTAAGGAGAATAGACAAAGACAAGTGGGAAACATTAGTAAAGCCAGGTAAAAAAGCAAAACCAGGAGCCATATTTAATTTTGGTGAAGGTATAATGAAAGGTGAAATATTAGAAATTAAAGATGGTGGTACAAGAGTAATAGAGTTTAAATATAAGGGTATATTTGAAGAGATTTTAGATAAGCTTGGGGAAATGCCTCTGCCTCCTTATATAAAAGAAAAATTAGAGGACAGAGAAAGATATCAAACAGTATATGCTAAGAAAGAAGGTTCAGCAGCAGCACCTACGGCAGGACTTCATTTTACAGAGTCCCTTCTTCATAAAATAAAGGAAAAGGGAGTTAATATTGCATATATCACATTACATGTTGGCTTAGGAACCTTTAGACCTGTAAAGGTTGATAATATTGAAGAACATACAATGCACTCAGAATTTTATGAAATAGACGAATACACAGCTAACATTATAAATAACACAAAAGAAGCTGGAGGCAGGATTGTAGCAGTGGGTACTACTTCAGTAAGAACCATCGAATCCGCAAGTGACGAAGATGGTAGATTAAATTCAAAACAAGGTTGGACTAATATTTTTATTCATCCAGGATATAGATTTAAAGTAGTAGATAGATTAATTACTAATTTTCATTTGCCGGAATCTACTCTTATCATGTTAGTAAGTGCATTAGCTAGCAGAGAAAATGTTTTACAAGCATACGAAGAAGCAGTAAAGCAAGGATATAGATTTTTTAGCTTTGGAGATGCCATGTTTATTAAGTAAAATTAATAAACTATAGAAATACTAATCTAATATTGGGAGGCAGCAATGGTATTTAGATATGAATTAATAAAGGAAGACAGGGATTCAAAGGCTAGATTAGGGAAAATATATACTCCACATGGAGTTATAGAAACACCAATATTTATGCCTGTAGGTACTAGAGCTACTGTAAAAGCTATGACACCTGAAGAGCTTAAAGATTTAGGTGCCCAGATAATTTTAGGAAATACTTATCATTTATATTTGAAGCCAGGTCATGAACTTATTGAAGAAGCAGGAGGCTTACATAAATTTATGAACTGGGATAGACCTATTCTTACAGATAGTGGGGGTTTTCAAGTATTTAGTCTTGGTGATTTAAGAAAAATAACTGAGGAAGGAGTTGAATTTAGATCTCATATTGATGGTTCGAAACATTTTATTAGCCCAGAGAAATCTATTCAGATTCAAAACTCCTTAGGTTCAGATATTATTATGGCTTTTGATGAATGTGCACCCTATCCAAGTGATTGGGATTATGTAAAAAAATCACTAGAGAGAACTACTAGATGGGCAAAAAGATGTAAAGATGCAAATGCAAACCCAGATACTCAAGCGTTGTTTGGTATTATCCAAGGTGGTATGTATAGGGACTTAAGAGAACAAAGTGCAAAGGA from Proteiniborus ethanoligenes includes these protein-coding regions:
- the queA gene encoding tRNA preQ1(34) S-adenosylmethionine ribosyltransferase-isomerase QueA; this encodes MKKEDFYFDLPEKLIAQTPIENREGSRLLILDKETGVIEHRFFSDIIQYLNPGDCLVLNNTRVIPARLYGHREDTKSSVEFLLLRRIDKDKWETLVKPGKKAKPGAIFNFGEGIMKGEILEIKDGGTRVIEFKYKGIFEEILDKLGEMPLPPYIKEKLEDRERYQTVYAKKEGSAAAPTAGLHFTESLLHKIKEKGVNIAYITLHVGLGTFRPVKVDNIEEHTMHSEFYEIDEYTANIINNTKEAGGRIVAVGTTSVRTIESASDEDGRLNSKQGWTNIFIHPGYRFKVVDRLITNFHLPESTLIMLVSALASRENVLQAYEEAVKQGYRFFSFGDAMFIK
- a CDS encoding SpoIID/LytB domain-containing protein; protein product: MKKNLLPIILALLMSFTISNHVFAYENEYVKVKVQSSPIVNLSSDGFQIGLWDKGFYTLFNINDRRLTARLDGYYTNSYGEYIKTNDTYLATVGPIHVKTDKIFYSYEDAFNEANKLRSLEIDAFVSYNEGAFEIWIGQLLYENMAIEEATNYANNFNGSASIINDNINRIVLSNGNNEIILMFSINDNIHLSSLNQYEGLVKVGNNNYRDFITFFIKDNEVTVINNIEIQHYLYGVVPKEMYPGWPLEALKAQAIAAKNYTLLNMNKHSNEGYNLCNTQHCQVYGGYDVEHIMTNRAVDETIGRILTYNDKLVNTYYHASSGGNTESSENIWSESVPYLRGVADDFSLGSPYDSWQFVISKEEVRERLLEIGIDLGDITSIEVVSTSQNGRVQELLIKGVLRSEILKKERTRQIFGTTNIKSTWFEVMLQGESGKITIKDIYIFNINNGEVKKQTLNNLSVMSVNGLYSIDSSSLTKNIVITDGVSSNEVSSIENNNIANSYGKYVFNGRGWGHGVGMSQWGAKKMAELGYSYIDILEYYYTGAIVK
- the ruvC gene encoding crossover junction endodeoxyribonuclease RuvC, yielding MIIFGVDPGIAIVGYGVLEYKGNKFNVIDYGAIQTSNEYTFPERLKIVYDELTELLDKYKPDALAIEELFFNKNAKTAIIIGQARGAQILAAVNKGIEVYEYTPLQVKQGVVGYGRADKRQIQEMVKILLNLEKIPKPDDVADALAVAICHAHSGNFSDMFKMK
- a CDS encoding CBS domain-containing protein; this encodes MYVKNHMLSKDKLIMLQGEENISSALDKITKGDFLSLPVLDGEKFIGILMKEKIFRHYFEEGYTDKEKYLNETKVKDLCRTSNLKTIKENDFIENASYLLNEFRIPFLPVLNDKGVFRGILTHSSIFNAFSEIFGLNEGTRIVINVFDIPGQIAKLTETIRKANVNIANFAVMDAKVMDVYKVVLRVDTKEVDGLIEKIEKAGFKVSEVNK
- the ruvB gene encoding Holliday junction branch migration DNA helicase RuvB gives rise to the protein MDEIDNRIVTRDLREEDEDVELTLRPRSLDEYIGQYKVKQKLDIFIKAAKGRNEPLDHVLLYGPPGLGKTTLANIISNEMGVNIRITSGPAIERPGDLAAILTNLSENDVLFIDEIHRLNRSVEEVLYPAMEDYALDIIIGKGPSARSIRLDLSKFTLIGATTRAGLLTSPLRDRFGVMCRLELYDVESLKKIVIRSASILGVKIDQEGSEEIAKRSRGTPRIANRLLKRVRDYAEVVEDGDITKEVADKALKLLEVDPLGLDNIDKKLILTIINNFEGGPVGLDTLAASTGEERTTIEDVYEPYLLQLGFLNRTPRGRVVTKRCYDYFGIECKGD
- the ruvA gene encoding Holliday junction branch migration protein RuvA, which encodes MYQYIIGDIEEINEDNIVIENNGIGYIIYTSKNSIMNIGQNTLNRKIYTHLVVREDVMSLYGFTSKEELEMFKLLITVTKIGPKVGIGILSAMNPSNIKISIMSGDTKALSRAPGVGKKTAERIILELKDKIGDNIMYDEGSNATVPIDETEEVIVALNSLGYTRNEIFKALSVIDIKDKKTEDIIKLALRKLSK
- the tgt gene encoding tRNA guanosine(34) transglycosylase Tgt, translated to MVFRYELIKEDRDSKARLGKIYTPHGVIETPIFMPVGTRATVKAMTPEELKDLGAQIILGNTYHLYLKPGHELIEEAGGLHKFMNWDRPILTDSGGFQVFSLGDLRKITEEGVEFRSHIDGSKHFISPEKSIQIQNSLGSDIIMAFDECAPYPSDWDYVKKSLERTTRWAKRCKDANANPDTQALFGIIQGGMYRDLREQSAKEIIDLDFPGYAVGGLSVGEPADLMCEMLDYTVPLLPKEKPRYLMGVGSPDYLFEAVIRGIDMADCVLPTRIARNGTVLTSQGKLVIRNATYSRDFTSLDPECDCYTCKNYSRAYIRHLFNVNEILGSRLATIHNLYFLIKLMENIREAIKEDRLLQYREEFYKKYGYIK